The nucleotide window CCAAGGGCGAATTCATTTGCATTTTTGATGCTGACTTTATTCCCTATGCTGATTTTTTACAACGCACTCTACCTTACTTTGATGATGCTAAAATTGGTGTGGTGCAAACTCGATGGGAACATATTAATAAAGACTATTCTATTCTCACCAAGATACAGGCTTTCGCACTTGACCTGCATTTTACTATAGAACAAACAGGAAGAAGTGCCGCAGGATATTTTATTAATTTCAATGGTACAGCAGGTATTTGGCGTAAAACAACTATTAATGATGCAGGTGGTTGGATGAGTGATACACTCACAGAAGATTTGGATTTAAGTTATAGAGCGCAACTAAAAGGCTGGAAGTTTAAATATGTAGAAAGCATTGCTTCACCTGCTGAATTACCCACGGATATGAATGCAGTAAAATCTCAACAGTTCAGATGGAATAAAGGCGGTGCTGAAACGGCAAAAAAAATTGGACGTACAGTATTAAACTCTGAATTGCCATTAAAGGTGAAGTTAAATGCGATAGTGCATTTGTTTAATACCACTAACTATATCTTCATATTTTTTACAGGACTATTAAGCGTTCCTTTATTATTTGTAAAAAATATTTATATAGAATTCAATTATTTTAAATACGCCAGTATATTTTTATTGGGCTCTATCTCTATCGCATTTGCTTATTACATTTCTATAAGACAAGCGTTTGAAACCAAACAACAAACCTGGAAAGCATTTCTCACCCGCTTCCCAATTTTTCTAGCAATAACAATGGGACTTTCATTACATAATGCATGGGCTGTGTTACGTGGCTGGACAGGGCATAAGTCTGCATTTATCCGCACACCGAAATTCAATATCATGAAGTCAAATGATCTTTGGAATAACAAGAAATATATATCAAGAAAAATAACTGCAATCACTTATTTGGAAGGATTATTTTGTATGTATTTTATTACCGGAATTGTAATGGCTTTTTATTATGAGGATTATGGCTTGCTTCCATTTCATATTTTATCCGCATTTGGTTTCGGAATTATTTTCTATTTTTCCGTGAAACACTCACGGCTTAAATCATGATATGGGAAACCACTAATTCTAAAAATAGCCGCTACTTTCTCTACTTGCTTTTTGGTGTAATTGCATTTTACTTTAATCGCTTTGTAGATAGAACTGATTTTATATTACTAATCAGTTGTTATAGCAGCCTCTTTTTGTTGTATGGATTACTTATAAAAAATATTTTCTCTTCAAAAATTGCATCATCAGAAATAATAATTGCTGCTGTTGGAATTCGCCTATTATTAATTGGTAATATCCCAAATCTTTCTGATGATTATTACAGATTTATTTGGGATGGCGTTGTAAATACTTTACATGTAAATCCGTTTGCTTTTACTCCGGAATTTTTATTAAATCAATTTAATAATTCCTCTAGATCTGAGTTTTTGCAAACTGATATATATGCCAATCTGAATTCAACAGAATATTACAGCATATATCCTCCTGTGTGTCAATGGATATTTACCGGTGTAAGTTATGTTGCGGGTAATTCCATCTTTCTACATGTGCTTTTATTAAAGACATGTATGGTATTATTTGAAGCAGGTTCAATTGTGTTGCTGATACGCATTTTAAGAAAACTGCAATTGCCTATTTCAAAAGCAGCGTACTATGCATTTAATCCATTAGTAATTATTGAACTCACGGGCAATATTCACATGGAAGCAATGATGATATTTTTTTTATTGCTGAGTATTTATTTGCTTTTGAATAATTTCTTTTTACCCGCTGCAATATTTTTGGGAATAAGTATATCAGTAAAGCTCTGGCCATTGATGTTGTTGCCTTTATTATTTAGAAGATTGGAAATCAGGCATGCATTAAAAATAATCGTCATTGCACTGTTAATAGTTGGAATTTCATTCCTACCTTATTATAAATCAGGAAGTATTTTAAACTATTTCACTAGCTTCCGCTTATACTTTCAAACTTTTGAGTTTAATGCAAGTATATATTATGCGTTAAAATGGATGTTTCAGAATAACTACAATTATGTAATACTTATACAGCGCATACTCCCTGTTATATTAACAATAACAATATTGCTGATTGCATTTTCAAAAAGAATTAAGTTAGATTTTATAACACTGTCTCTTCTGGTTTTCACTTTATATTTCTTATGTTCTACTACTATTCACCCATGGTATTTAACTCCTTTAATTGCTCTTACATCAATCACTATCCTACGCTATTCTATTCTTTGGTCTTTTCTAATTTGTTTTACATATATCACTTACAACTATTTACCTTATCAGGAGAATTTGATTATTGTTGCTATTGAATATTTAATTCTCTATGCAGTAATTATGTATGAATTTTTCAACTTAAGAAAATCTATAAAATAAAAAAGGGGCCTTTCGGCCCCTTTCCAAATCATGTAATTATATTATTTCGAAATGTGGAATTCCACACGACGGTTTGTTTGATGTTCTGCTTCCTGACGAGCATTAGGTATAAGGTTATTACTTTCACCTTCATACTTCATAATAAATCTGCTTTGATCAATCTTCTTTACAGTTGATAAATAATCAAGAGCGGCTTTAGCACGTTCTTCAGAAAGTTTTAAGTTGTATGATTCACTTCCACGAGAGTCGGCATGTCCAACTAATTCAACTTTCATTTTAGGATACTGAGCCATGATATCAGCAACATAAACTAATTGAGGAACTGCATCAGGACGAATCTTGGATTTATCCAAATCAAAGAATATCATTGGTAAATACCAGTTAGTAGCTGCTGCAGGTTGCTTAGCAAATCTTGCATCAATTAATTCATTTACTCTTTCATCAGTCATGTGAATGTTCTGACAATTTTCAATAGCTAAGTTAGGAGTAGAGAATGGTTCTGGATCTTCACTGTCAATACAACCATCTTTATCGCTATCAAGAGAAACACCATGAGTATCAACAGGTGTTCCTGCAGGTGTGTTAGGCTCACGATCTAAATAATCAATTACGCCATCATCATCTGCATCAGCTAATAAATTAGCAGGATCTATTTCATTTAATTTATTATAAACAAAATTCAAAGGATTCACTTCCCAAAGTGGTTGCTGAGATTTACTTCCTAAGTTAAATCCAAGATTAATTGTACTGAAGTGATACATATCATTTGCACCACCAGCTCTTTGACCATCAGCAAGATCATCGAAGAAATAACTCATTCTATGTTCTAAACCTAATTCAACTGCACGGCCTAATTTCCAGGAAATACCAGCACCTACAGAAAAGCTTGGGTTTACTACTTGCGTACCTTCTCCCCAAGTTACTGGATTGGCAACCTCAGCTTGAGTTTCATAATCGCCATCTAAAGCAGCATGTAAATTATCAAGGCGATTGCTTTTTCCATCATCGTTGGATAAAGGATTATCACCAATAATAGTAACGAAATCATATTCCGCACCATTGGCATCTTTAGCATCCATCTGAGTTTCATAAACGAATAAGCCTAGACCACCAAATCCATAAAGTAAGAATTTAGGAGTGGCGTTATGAAAATTCACATTATTCAAATTGAACATTACATCAAATGAACCATGAATAATGGTGGTTTTGTAATTACTAACCCAAGGTAGAGTTGAATAATCTGCACCATCTGAATAATTAGTACCTGGATCTTGGCTTGCAAAAGCACCATTTAGTGTTTTATTTTCGCTAATACCTGAATCTTCGTAATCCATACCATAGGCTGTGTTATAGCTGGCATGTAATCTAATAGAAGTTACATATCCTAAACCTTTGCGGATGTTTAAACCTGCACCCCAAGCTGGGCTGTGGCTGCTTCCAAATGGATCAGTTCTCACGTCTCCATTTAATTGTGGTACGCCTAAGGCGATTCCGATATTCCACTGGTTGCGTGGTTTTGCCGGAAAGGCATAATCCCCTGCAACAAACTGCTCGTGCTGTTCCATACGGCTGTCAGGGATCCACTCTTCATTAATAACAGGCTCGATCTGAGCAAAAGCAGAGCCACTTATAAGTAGCAATGCTGCAATGATAAATTTACGGGTAACCATGATTTGCATTTTTGTATTGATTTTTTTCTTATAAATAATTGTTCGCAAAAGTAGCTTTAAACTATAAGCCATGCAAGCACTTTCAATAAGATTAATTCACTTTTAAGACTGAATTAAACATTTTTTATTTGCAAGCGAAACAAAACTAAGCGCTAAAACTCTTTCAAACAAGAAAATGAACAAGATTTTACACACTATGATGCAACGTTTTTGAAAACCTTTAACCTCAAAGGTTTGATTACTATCTCAATAATGTAATTGTACCTGATTTTTCTATTTGTACACCGGAGGTTGTTATTACATTTATAATATATATATAGGAGTCAATTTCTTGAGTTGCTCCATTTTTTGTCCCGTCCCAGCCTCTTGTTATTTCACTTGTAGATAGTATCAATGCTCCCCATCTGTCATATATATCCATAGTTCCGGACTCAATAAAATCCATGGAAACATGAAAGTTATCATTCATTCCATCTCCATTTGGTGTAAATACATTGGGCAAAATAAGATCTAGTTCTACTATTAAATCCATTACATCGAAACCTATACATCCATTTGGATCTATGACTGATAATAGATAACTGGTGTTTTGCAAAGGTGATGCGATTGGGTTTATGCAATCAGTACAGCTTAAACCAATTGTAGGTGTCCAAACTATATTATAAGGAGTGGCAGCATCGGTGCTTGCATTTATTTGTGTTAATCCTCCGTAAGGAATAATCAGATTATTACCTGCATCCACAATAACTTCAGGTGGTTGAGTTAATTCAATTTCCAAAGTATCCCAACAGCCTCTTTGATCTTTTACTGTGAAAATATAATTGCCGGCAGAAAGATTTATAAAAAGACTATCGGTATAGACATTACCATCCAGAAAAAATATATAAGGAGGTACACCACCGCTAGCATCTAAGAGTATTTCACCATCAGTACCTTCAAAACAAGTTATATTCTGTGTATCTGCAATTCCTAATTCCAATAATGGTGGATCAGTTAGTTCAAATTCTAAAGTTATTTTACATCCACCTTCTTCCTCCACAATAACAGAATATGTTCCAGGTCCTAATCCACCAATACTATCTGTTGATGCTCCTGTACTCCATGTAAACGTAACAGGATTAGAATTCCCGGTTACAGTTAGGCTTAACCAACCATCACTTTCTCCATGGCAGGTAATTTCATGGCCCAGATAAACAACATCATATGGAGTGCTTATTCCAATTTCAACTGTGTCAGATAGTGTACCTCCATCACAAAAACTTACTTCTGCATAATAGGAAGTGGTAACATCAGGATTTACAACTATAGAATCACCATAACCAATTACTGTTGCTGAAGGAAGTTCATACCATGTAATCTGGTCGGGTTTAAATCTCCAACTGTTGTCGGTTGCTGACCAGTCTTCAGCATTTCTATCGGGTACAGTGTATGCTTCAGTGCCATCTGCATTATGAATTCCTTCTGTAGAAATTCCAAGATCCCATGCTCCACAAACATCCACATCAGTAAGGTGATGTTCTACAACATTCGTGGATTCATATAATATTATTTGAAAAGTACCCTCAAAACCGGTACAAGAAAAAAGTGGTACTTCTTCATAGGTGATTACAAATCTGCGGTAAGGTGCAGTGCCTAGAAGCTCCCGATGAATACAATTAGCACATAATCCTGTATGCCAATCCGTCCAAGCAGGCATTACTGCAGCTTTTGGAACATTCATAGCGTT belongs to Bacteroidota bacterium and includes:
- a CDS encoding DUF2029 domain-containing protein, with the translated sequence MIWETTNSKNSRYFLYLLFGVIAFYFNRFVDRTDFILLISCYSSLFLLYGLLIKNIFSSKIASSEIIIAAVGIRLLLIGNIPNLSDDYYRFIWDGVVNTLHVNPFAFTPEFLLNQFNNSSRSEFLQTDIYANLNSTEYYSIYPPVCQWIFTGVSYVAGNSIFLHVLLLKTCMVLFEAGSIVLLIRILRKLQLPISKAAYYAFNPLVIIELTGNIHMEAMMIFFLLLSIYLLLNNFFLPAAIFLGISISVKLWPLMLLPLLFRRLEIRHALKIIVIALLIVGISFLPYYKSGSILNYFTSFRLYFQTFEFNASIYYALKWMFQNNYNYVILIQRILPVILTITILLIAFSKRIKLDFITLSLLVFTLYFLCSTTIHPWYLTPLIALTSITILRYSILWSFLICFTYITYNYLPYQENLIIVAIEYLILYAVIMYEFFNLRKSIK
- a CDS encoding OmpA family protein, translated to MAYSLKLLLRTIIYKKKINTKMQIMVTRKFIIAALLLISGSAFAQIEPVINEEWIPDSRMEQHEQFVAGDYAFPAKPRNQWNIGIALGVPQLNGDVRTDPFGSSHSPAWGAGLNIRKGLGYVTSIRLHASYNTAYGMDYEDSGISENKTLNGAFASQDPGTNYSDGADYSTLPWVSNYKTTIIHGSFDVMFNLNNVNFHNATPKFLLYGFGGLGLFVYETQMDAKDANGAEYDFVTIIGDNPLSNDDGKSNRLDNLHAALDGDYETQAEVANPVTWGEGTQVVNPSFSVGAGISWKLGRAVELGLEHRMSYFFDDLADGQRAGGANDMYHFSTINLGFNLGSKSQQPLWEVNPLNFVYNKLNEIDPANLLADADDDGVIDYLDREPNTPAGTPVDTHGVSLDSDKDGCIDSEDPEPFSTPNLAIENCQNIHMTDERVNELIDARFAKQPAAATNWYLPMIFFDLDKSKIRPDAVPQLVYVADIMAQYPKMKVELVGHADSRGSESYNLKLSEERAKAALDYLSTVKKIDQSRFIMKYEGESNNLIPNARQEAEHQTNRRVEFHISK
- a CDS encoding glycosyltransferase, which codes for MGLLIIILYTIPITILFFYCLTQLNLAIHYLKFKRSLKDEESNIQFNIPESEYPVVTVQLPVFNELYVVERLIDSIASFNYPKDKLQIQVLDDSLDETVDLVAAKVLEWKNKGLDIQQIRRTDRTGFKAGALQEGLQYAKGEFICIFDADFIPYADFLQRTLPYFDDAKIGVVQTRWEHINKDYSILTKIQAFALDLHFTIEQTGRSAAGYFINFNGTAGIWRKTTINDAGGWMSDTLTEDLDLSYRAQLKGWKFKYVESIASPAELPTDMNAVKSQQFRWNKGGAETAKKIGRTVLNSELPLKVKLNAIVHLFNTTNYIFIFFTGLLSVPLLFVKNIYIEFNYFKYASIFLLGSISIAFAYYISIRQAFETKQQTWKAFLTRFPIFLAITMGLSLHNAWAVLRGWTGHKSAFIRTPKFNIMKSNDLWNNKKYISRKITAITYLEGLFCMYFITGIVMAFYYEDYGLLPFHILSAFGFGIIFYFSVKHSRLKS
- a CDS encoding gliding motility-associated C-terminal domain-containing protein — encoded protein: MYGKFIFLFVVILLSYSTFAQSIIVHQDTVICSGDPVTLYAEVDGVLGTLTYEVEEIPFAPEPIGGTSMTMVDDTYLGGYDIGFDFCFFGEVYDEVYICSNGWISFVVPGAGWSTNWTPDGTIPDNAMNVPKAAVMPAWTDWHTGLCANCIHRELLGTAPYRRFVITYEEVPLFSCTGFEGTFQIILYESTNVVEHHLTDVDVCGAWDLGISTEGIHNADGTEAYTVPDRNAEDWSATDNSWRFKPDQITWYELPSATVIGYGDSIVVNPDVTTSYYAEVSFCDGGTLSDTVEIGISTPYDVVYLGHEITCHGESDGWLSLTVTGNSNPVTFTWSTGASTDSIGGLGPGTYSVIVEEEGGCKITLEFELTDPPLLELGIADTQNITCFEGTDGEILLDASGGVPPYIFFLDGNVYTDSLFINLSAGNYIFTVKDQRGCWDTLEIELTQPPEVIVDAGNNLIIPYGGLTQINASTDAATPYNIVWTPTIGLSCTDCINPIASPLQNTSYLLSVIDPNGCIGFDVMDLIVELDLILPNVFTPNGDGMNDNFHVSMDFIESGTMDIYDRWGALILSTSEITRGWDGTKNGATQEIDSYIYIINVITTSGVQIEKSGTITLLR